From the Acidobacteriota bacterium genome, one window contains:
- a CDS encoding HAD family hydrolase yields the protein MIRAVFFDVDFTLIYPGPTFQAEGYRQACATGGIEVDPARFDQATAASSFILDEVEEQIYNHDLFIHYTASIIEHMGGRGPKVVEVARQIYEQWAVNHHFEMYDDAAPVLKGLQERGLKVGVISNSHRCLDAFREHFSLNGLIHVSVSSSAHGYMKPHRSIFDAALERAGVSAGESMMVGDSLKHDVEGALKAGMQAVLLRRSGEVPAGLPPNVAVIQTLLQLTDVL from the coding sequence ATGATCCGCGCTGTCTTCTTTGACGTCGACTTCACGCTGATCTATCCCGGTCCGACATTCCAGGCCGAGGGCTACCGGCAGGCCTGCGCCACCGGCGGCATCGAGGTCGATCCCGCGCGTTTCGATCAGGCGACCGCCGCCTCGTCGTTCATCCTGGACGAGGTCGAAGAGCAGATCTACAACCACGATCTGTTCATCCACTACACCGCCTCGATCATCGAGCACATGGGCGGCCGCGGGCCGAAGGTGGTGGAGGTGGCGCGACAAATTTACGAGCAGTGGGCCGTGAACCACCACTTCGAGATGTATGACGATGCGGCGCCGGTGCTGAAGGGGTTACAGGAGCGTGGCCTGAAGGTGGGGGTGATCTCGAATTCACACCGCTGCCTCGACGCGTTCCGCGAACATTTCTCGCTGAACGGGCTCATCCACGTCTCGGTCTCGTCGTCTGCTCACGGCTACATGAAGCCGCACCGCAGCATCTTCGATGCGGCGCTGGAGCGCGCGGGCGTGTCGGCGGGCGAATCCATGATGGTCGGCGACAGCTTGAAGCACGATGTCGAGGGCGCGCTCAAGGCCGGCATGCAGGCCGTGCTGCTGCGCCGATCCGGCGAGGTGCCGGCGGGGTTGCCGCCAAATGTCGCGGTGATACAAACGCTTTTACAACTGACGGACGTTCTGTGA
- a CDS encoding pitrilysin family protein, with translation MALNPKRTVLDNGVTVIAKANHTTPAVSLVVGVRAGAYADPPDREGVAALCARVLDRGTVTRPAEVIADDLDGRGASLSVVTGRHQMAISATCLSDDFGAVLTLAADIARHPAFPDDEVNTRRADLITAIRQAEDDPAPMAVDAFARALYGSHPYSRKVRGSVTSVEGIRRQDLVRFYQKGFQPPAITVVVVGDVAEDAATAAIAKAFGDWSASAKASTSAQATADKPAGQGLPTDVVVPDGRLVPDAVAPTERRLVTVPMMNKAQADLAYGFVGIRRSHPDYITYSVMNNALGQYAIGGRLGDSIRERQGMAYYVFSSLEASLGAGPFTIRAGVSADNVERAIRSIDAELAAVVQSGFTAQEIDESKSYLVGSLPRQLETNAAIASFLLNADFFDLGLDYDERVPGLVQAVTLEAASDAARQLLDPARATIAVAGPWNHEAREDHEDQSIKKTS, from the coding sequence ATGGCGCTCAATCCCAAGCGGACCGTTCTCGATAACGGCGTCACGGTGATCGCGAAGGCGAACCACACCACGCCTGCCGTCAGCCTGGTGGTCGGCGTGCGCGCCGGCGCCTATGCCGACCCGCCCGACCGCGAAGGCGTGGCGGCGCTGTGCGCCCGCGTCCTCGACCGGGGGACCGTGACGCGGCCGGCCGAGGTCATTGCCGACGACCTCGATGGCCGCGGCGCCTCCCTGTCGGTCGTGACCGGCCGCCACCAGATGGCCATCAGCGCCACCTGCCTGTCGGATGATTTCGGTGCCGTGCTGACCCTGGCCGCCGACATTGCCCGCCATCCGGCGTTTCCGGACGACGAAGTGAACACGCGGCGCGCGGACCTGATCACCGCGATCCGCCAGGCTGAGGATGATCCGGCGCCGATGGCCGTCGATGCTTTCGCGCGTGCGCTCTACGGGTCGCATCCATACAGCCGCAAGGTGCGCGGCAGCGTCACCAGCGTGGAGGGAATTCGCCGGCAGGACCTGGTGCGGTTCTACCAGAAGGGCTTTCAACCGCCGGCCATCACCGTGGTCGTGGTGGGCGACGTGGCCGAGGACGCGGCGACCGCCGCCATCGCCAAGGCGTTTGGCGACTGGTCCGCCTCCGCCAAGGCTTCCACCTCCGCCCAGGCTACGGCGGACAAGCCGGCGGGACAAGGGCTGCCGACCGACGTGGTCGTGCCCGACGGACGGCTTGTGCCCGATGCCGTGGCGCCGACCGAGCGCCGATTGGTGACGGTGCCGATGATGAACAAGGCGCAGGCCGACCTGGCGTACGGGTTTGTCGGCATTCGTCGCTCGCACCCCGACTACATCACGTATTCGGTGATGAACAACGCGCTTGGCCAGTACGCCATCGGCGGCCGGTTGGGCGACAGCATTCGCGAGCGGCAGGGGATGGCGTACTACGTGTTCAGCTCGCTCGAGGCGAGCCTCGGTGCGGGCCCGTTCACGATTCGCGCCGGCGTGTCGGCCGACAACGTCGAGCGCGCCATTCGGTCGATCGATGCGGAACTCGCCGCGGTCGTGCAGTCCGGCTTTACCGCGCAGGAGATCGACGAATCGAAGAGCTACCTGGTGGGTTCGTTGCCGCGGCAGCTCGAGACCAACGCGGCGATCGCGTCGTTTCTGCTGAACGCCGATTTCTTCGACCTGGGCCTGGATTACGACGAGCGCGTGCCCGGCCTGGTGCAGGCGGTCACGCTCGAGGCCGCGAGCGACGCCGCGCGCCAGTTGCTCGATCCGGCGCGCGCCACGATCGCCGTCGCAGGGCCATGGAACCACGAAGCACGCGAAGATCACGAAGACCAATCCATCAAGAAGACTTCGTGA
- a CDS encoding pitrilysin family protein, whose amino-acid sequence MRETVLDNGLKVLVQEVHTAPLASVWCWYKVGSKDETPGITGVSHWCEHMNFKGTRNIPRDQVKGIIEKFGGSWNGYTWIDQTTYLETASKDALDRMLFIEAERMDACLYDPDDCESERTVIISELQGGENDPEQLLDTEVNATAFKVHPYRHPTIGWLSDLQTMTRDDLYGHYRRYYVPSNATLVVVGDVDTDDVLKRIEAHFGGIAAGARPARVRQVEPEQQAERRVVLRKEGTTAYWKASFHAPAFADDAFFPLLVADAVLNGAGGLNIWSGGGVSRPQRSARLYRALVDGGLASSVSGALMPTEHPYLYSLSVSVAEGKPLAAIEETVLTEVARLLHDGITDAEFTKVNAQLRARFVYDTDSVTDIAHQLGYFETIGAWQYYRDLRARLDAVTPEAVHAAAVKYLTPANRTIGWFEPVVE is encoded by the coding sequence GTGCGCGAAACGGTGCTGGATAACGGCTTGAAGGTCCTCGTCCAGGAGGTCCATACCGCCCCGCTGGCGTCGGTCTGGTGCTGGTACAAGGTCGGCTCGAAGGACGAGACGCCGGGCATCACCGGGGTGTCCCACTGGTGCGAGCACATGAACTTCAAGGGCACCCGCAACATTCCCCGGGACCAGGTGAAGGGCATCATCGAGAAGTTCGGCGGTAGCTGGAACGGCTATACCTGGATCGACCAGACGACCTACCTGGAGACCGCATCGAAGGACGCGCTCGACCGCATGCTGTTCATCGAAGCCGAGCGCATGGACGCCTGTCTCTACGACCCGGACGATTGCGAGTCGGAGCGCACCGTCATCATCTCGGAACTGCAAGGCGGTGAGAACGACCCCGAGCAGCTGCTCGACACCGAGGTCAACGCCACCGCCTTCAAGGTGCACCCGTATCGCCACCCGACCATCGGCTGGTTGTCCGACCTGCAGACGATGACGCGCGACGATCTGTACGGTCATTACCGCCGGTACTACGTCCCCTCGAACGCCACCCTCGTGGTGGTCGGCGACGTGGACACGGACGATGTGCTCAAGCGGATCGAAGCGCACTTCGGCGGCATTGCCGCAGGCGCTCGTCCGGCGCGCGTGCGCCAGGTGGAGCCTGAACAGCAGGCCGAACGCCGCGTGGTGCTGCGCAAGGAAGGCACCACCGCGTACTGGAAGGCCTCGTTTCATGCCCCGGCGTTCGCCGATGACGCGTTTTTCCCGTTGCTGGTGGCCGACGCGGTGCTGAATGGCGCCGGGGGCCTGAACATCTGGTCGGGTGGCGGCGTGTCGCGCCCACAGCGAAGTGCCCGGTTGTATCGCGCGCTGGTCGATGGCGGCCTGGCCTCGAGCGTGAGCGGCGCCCTGATGCCGACCGAGCATCCGTACTTGTATTCCCTGAGCGTCAGTGTCGCCGAGGGCAAGCCGCTCGCCGCGATCGAAGAGACGGTGCTGACGGAGGTGGCTCGCCTGCTGCACGACGGCATCACGGACGCGGAGTTCACCAAGGTCAACGCGCAATTGCGCGCGCGGTTCGTCTACGACACCGACAGCGTGACCGACATCGCCCATCAACTGGGTTACTTCGAGACGATTGGCGCGTGGCAGTACTATCGCGACCTGCGCGCCCGGCTCGACGCCGTCACCCCTGAGGCCGTGCATGCCGCGGCGGTGAAGTACCTGACGCCCGCCAACCGCACCATTGGCTGGTTCGAGCCGGTGGTCGAGTAA
- the ileS gene encoding isoleucine--tRNA ligase, which translates to MADWKDTCNLPRTSFSMKANLQTTEPETVARWDAMDLYGQIRQARKGAKKFLLHDGPPYANGNIHIGHALNKILKDLVVKSHNMMGFDAPYVPGWDCHGLPIELRVDRELGPKKRQMSTADFRRECQAYAAKYLDIQRDEFKRLGVIGEWGEPYKTMNHPYQAAIVRALGKFVEQDMVYKGKKPVHWCTHCRTALAEAEVEYEPHTSPSIYVEFPMVDPDVWRATALAVAGSADAKAFALQAISVLIWTTTPWTIPSNLAIAFHPEFEYGLYDVDGKGVIVAKDLAKAVSEKVGKSFDKLVATFPGSVMERLVFRHPLYARDSLGVLGDYVTLEAGTGAVHTAPGHGADDYHTGVKYGLEIYAPLDPGGHYNESVELFAGLKVWDANPKVEAALKERGHLWSREDFEHSYPHCWRCHNPVIFLATAQWFIAMDAKHLRERALKAINDTRWIPSWGQARIEGMIANRPDWCISRQRVWGVPIPAMDCVKCGHAVLTKALVDKAAAVFDVYGADAWYERPLEEFVPAGMTCSECGGTAFDRENNILDVWFDSGSSHEAVLPFRADLQWPADLYLEGSDQHRGWFHSSLLVGIGTRGRAPFNQVLTHGFVMDDQGRKMSKSLGNTVAPQDIIKQSGSEVLRLWASMVDYREDIRVGKEVLARTVEAYRKIRNVIRVLVANLYDFDPKDDRVPNARLQEVDRWALAKYADAAERIVKAYDDYDYPQIFQVASQLITVDLSAFYIDVTKDRMYTLGAKSEARRSGQTAMFIIVDGLARLLAPILSVTMDELWRMLPGEREASVHMALFPGELAQWKDAALIERWAALAAVRDQVNLQLEEKRKDKTIGANLSARVIVEQDGATAALLESYREFLPTLFGVSEVELKPQGPSPKPDGGPRVDVAKAEGAKCDRCWRYVPDLSQDPDRAGLCPRCVEALAEPVSL; encoded by the coding sequence ATGGCCGATTGGAAAGATACGTGCAACCTGCCCCGGACGTCCTTCTCGATGAAGGCCAACCTGCAGACGACCGAACCCGAGACCGTGGCCCGCTGGGACGCGATGGACCTGTACGGGCAGATTCGACAGGCGCGCAAGGGGGCCAAGAAGTTCCTGCTGCATGACGGCCCCCCGTACGCCAACGGCAACATTCACATCGGCCATGCGCTCAACAAGATCCTGAAGGACCTGGTCGTCAAGTCGCACAACATGATGGGCTTCGACGCGCCCTACGTCCCGGGCTGGGACTGCCACGGCCTGCCGATCGAGTTGCGCGTCGACCGCGAGCTCGGCCCGAAGAAGCGGCAGATGAGCACGGCGGATTTTCGCCGCGAATGCCAGGCGTACGCGGCCAAATACCTCGACATCCAGCGCGATGAGTTCAAGCGCCTGGGCGTGATTGGCGAGTGGGGCGAGCCCTACAAGACGATGAACCACCCCTATCAGGCGGCCATCGTCCGCGCGCTCGGCAAGTTCGTCGAGCAGGACATGGTCTACAAGGGCAAGAAGCCGGTGCACTGGTGCACGCATTGCCGCACCGCGCTGGCCGAGGCCGAAGTCGAGTACGAGCCGCACACCTCGCCCTCGATCTACGTCGAGTTCCCGATGGTGGATCCCGACGTTTGGAGAGCGACGGCTTTAGCCGTCGCTGGCTCAGCGGACGCTAAAGCGTTTGCTCTCCAAGCGATCTCCGTCCTCATTTGGACAACGACGCCGTGGACCATTCCCAGCAACCTGGCGATCGCGTTCCATCCCGAGTTCGAATACGGCCTGTACGACGTCGACGGCAAGGGTGTGATCGTCGCGAAGGACCTGGCGAAGGCTGTTTCAGAGAAGGTCGGCAAGTCGTTCGACAAGCTGGTCGCCACGTTCCCCGGCAGCGTCATGGAGCGCCTGGTCTTCCGTCACCCGTTGTACGCGCGCGACTCGCTCGGCGTGCTCGGCGATTACGTCACGCTCGAAGCCGGCACCGGCGCGGTGCACACCGCTCCCGGACACGGCGCGGACGACTATCACACCGGCGTCAAATACGGCCTCGAGATCTACGCGCCGCTCGACCCGGGCGGACACTACAACGAGTCGGTTGAGCTCTTTGCCGGTCTCAAGGTGTGGGATGCGAACCCGAAGGTCGAAGCTGCGCTCAAGGAGCGGGGCCACCTGTGGTCGCGCGAAGACTTCGAGCACTCGTACCCGCACTGCTGGCGCTGCCACAACCCGGTGATCTTCCTCGCCACCGCCCAGTGGTTCATCGCCATGGACGCGAAGCACCTGCGCGAGCGCGCGCTGAAGGCGATCAACGACACCCGGTGGATCCCGTCGTGGGGGCAGGCCCGCATCGAGGGCATGATCGCCAACCGCCCCGACTGGTGCATCTCGCGGCAGCGCGTGTGGGGCGTGCCGATCCCGGCGATGGATTGCGTCAAGTGCGGCCACGCGGTACTGACCAAGGCCCTGGTCGACAAGGCGGCGGCGGTGTTCGACGTCTACGGCGCCGACGCGTGGTACGAACGGCCCCTCGAGGAATTCGTGCCCGCGGGCATGACCTGCAGCGAGTGCGGCGGCACGGCCTTCGATCGCGAGAACAACATCCTGGACGTGTGGTTCGACTCGGGCTCCAGCCACGAGGCGGTGCTGCCGTTCCGCGCCGATCTCCAGTGGCCGGCCGACCTCTACCTCGAGGGCAGCGACCAGCATCGCGGCTGGTTCCACAGCTCGCTGCTGGTCGGCATCGGCACGCGCGGCCGCGCGCCGTTCAACCAGGTGCTGACGCACGGCTTCGTGATGGACGACCAGGGCCGCAAGATGTCGAAGTCCCTGGGCAACACCGTGGCGCCACAGGACATCATCAAGCAGAGCGGCTCCGAGGTCCTGCGGTTATGGGCGTCGATGGTCGACTACCGCGAAGACATCCGCGTCGGCAAGGAAGTGCTGGCGCGCACGGTCGAGGCGTACCGCAAGATCCGCAACGTCATCCGCGTGCTGGTGGCCAACCTCTACGATTTCGATCCCAAGGACGATCGCGTGCCGAACGCACGCCTGCAGGAGGTCGATCGCTGGGCGCTGGCCAAGTACGCCGACGCGGCCGAACGCATCGTCAAGGCCTACGACGACTACGACTACCCGCAGATCTTCCAGGTCGCCAGCCAGCTGATCACCGTGGACCTGAGCGCGTTCTACATCGACGTGACCAAGGACCGGATGTACACCCTGGGCGCCAAGTCGGAAGCCCGCCGCTCGGGACAGACCGCGATGTTCATCATCGTCGACGGTCTGGCGCGGCTGCTGGCGCCGATCCTGTCGGTGACCATGGACGAGTTGTGGCGGATGCTGCCGGGGGAACGGGAGGCGTCGGTGCACATGGCGCTGTTCCCTGGCGAGCTGGCGCAGTGGAAGGACGCCGCGTTGATCGAACGGTGGGCGGCGCTCGCCGCGGTGCGCGACCAGGTCAACCTGCAGCTCGAAGAGAAGCGCAAGGACAAGACCATTGGCGCCAACCTGTCGGCACGGGTGATCGTGGAGCAGGACGGCGCAACCGCGGCGTTGCTGGAGAGCTACCGAGAGTTTCTGCCGACGCTGTTTGGCGTTTCGGAAGTCGAGCTCAAGCCCCAAGGCCCAAGCCCCAAGCCAGACGGAGGCCCTCGGGTCGACGTAGCGAAGGCCGAGGGAGCGAAGTGCGACCGCTGCTGGCGCTACGTGCCGGACCTGAGCCAGGACCCCGATCGCGCCGGCCTTTGCCCACGTTGCGTCGAGGCATTGGCCGAACCGGTGAGCCTCTAA
- the lspA gene encoding signal peptidase II codes for MLASRKLEIYITMVVVVLDQITKALVRPALALHESVVVIPGYVDFTRVHNTGAAFGMLNAADFPFKAVVLSLVALIALGGVAWYAATVPLADRLARIGIAGVLGGAIGNLIDRAKDGYVLDFVDAYWNGWHFWAFNVADAAITIGVIFMILDILGVGRRASNPV; via the coding sequence GTGCTGGCGTCACGAAAGCTGGAAATTTATATCACCATGGTCGTGGTGGTCCTTGATCAGATCACCAAGGCGCTCGTCCGCCCGGCGCTGGCGCTGCATGAAAGCGTGGTGGTCATTCCGGGCTACGTCGACTTCACGCGCGTGCACAACACCGGCGCCGCCTTCGGCATGCTGAACGCGGCGGATTTCCCGTTCAAGGCCGTGGTGCTGTCGCTGGTCGCCCTGATCGCCTTGGGCGGGGTCGCATGGTACGCTGCTACCGTACCGCTTGCCGATCGGCTGGCTCGCATCGGCATTGCCGGCGTGCTGGGGGGGGCCATCGGCAACCTGATCGACCGCGCGAAAGACGGCTACGTGCTCGACTTCGTGGACGCCTATTGGAACGGCTGGCACTTCTGGGCCTTTAACGTCGCCGACGCGGCCATCACCATCGGCGTGATTTTCATGATTCTCGACATTCTTGGAGTAGGCAGACGTGCATCCAATCCTGTTTAG
- the lgt gene encoding prolipoprotein diacylglyceryl transferase, with translation MHPILFSAGAITIYSYGVLLAAAYLAGLWLAVRRAKAAGYDGNRIMDLGIWVIIAALVGAKLLLFVVDFEHFTSSWDEFTTLLRSGGVFYGGLIAAILVCIYLLRKHRLPLWTSGDLFAPGIALGYMVGRLGCLAAGCCYGKPTEVAWAITFTDPAANFNVGTPLNVALHPTQLYESAAGLVILVALLALEKRPGSFPGRTFWSFAFLYSVLRFIIEFFRGDDRGLVLDMLSTSQFISVVLGPLSLVMLWYLSRANRPAAPVAADTSHGPRKPRFT, from the coding sequence GTGCATCCAATCCTGTTTAGCGCCGGAGCGATCACCATCTACTCGTACGGCGTGCTGCTGGCCGCCGCCTACCTCGCCGGCTTGTGGTTGGCCGTCAGGCGGGCGAAGGCCGCCGGCTATGACGGCAACCGGATCATGGATCTGGGCATCTGGGTGATCATCGCCGCCCTGGTTGGCGCCAAGCTGTTGCTGTTCGTCGTCGATTTCGAGCACTTCACCAGCAGCTGGGACGAGTTCACGACGCTGCTACGCTCGGGCGGCGTGTTTTACGGCGGCCTGATTGCCGCCATTCTCGTCTGCATCTACCTGCTGCGGAAGCACCGGCTGCCGCTGTGGACCTCGGGCGACCTGTTCGCCCCAGGCATTGCGCTCGGCTACATGGTCGGCCGGCTCGGCTGCCTGGCGGCCGGCTGCTGCTACGGCAAGCCGACCGAGGTGGCCTGGGCCATCACGTTCACCGACCCGGCCGCCAACTTCAACGTCGGCACGCCGCTCAACGTCGCGCTGCACCCGACCCAGCTGTACGAATCGGCGGCCGGCCTGGTGATCCTGGTCGCGCTGCTGGCGCTCGAGAAGCGGCCGGGGTCGTTCCCGGGGCGCACGTTCTGGAGCTTCGCGTTCCTGTACTCGGTACTGCGCTTCATCATCGAGTTCTTCCGCGGCGACGACCGCGGCCTGGTCCTCGACATGCTGTCCACGTCGCAGTTCATCTCGGTGGTGCTCGGACCGCTTAGCCTGGTGATGCTGTGGTACCTGAGCCGGGCCAATCGCCCGGCGGCGCCGGTGGCGGCCGACACGTCCCACGGCCCACGCAAGCCCCGGTTCACATGA
- a CDS encoding RluA family pseudouridine synthase, which translates to MSQGKGPGTRDRNKPRRTGADKKAAAVAARAVKTAAAPATRQMTFTAEEDNRGDRLDRFLAGEIPDYSRSQIQRLIESGHVTHSRYAAAKPNSDIREGDVLTVALPEPTPAAAQAEDLPIEILYDDVDIVVVNKPAGMVVHPAAGNPSGTLVNALLHHVKDLSGIGGEIRPGIVHRLDKGTSGVMVVAKNDDAHRELTRQFHDREVEKEYVALAWGLVQQRKRINARIGRDPKNRIKMSTRASRSREAITRVTWSRDLQGVTLLRVAIHTGRTHQIRVHLSAIGHPIVGDSLYGGVHRRVPHPLKAVTRLARPFLHAERLVITHPRTKERMEFTAPIPDDLEAIAYELAPPEIRETVFARVSIAEETHHDLDEDEDDD; encoded by the coding sequence ATGAGCCAGGGCAAGGGTCCAGGCACGCGGGACCGCAATAAACCTCGCAGGACGGGCGCCGACAAGAAGGCCGCCGCCGTAGCCGCGCGGGCGGTCAAGACCGCCGCGGCGCCGGCGACCCGGCAAATGACGTTCACGGCCGAGGAAGACAATCGCGGTGACCGCCTCGATCGCTTTCTCGCCGGCGAAATCCCGGATTACTCGCGTTCTCAGATCCAGCGGCTGATCGAGAGCGGCCACGTCACGCATTCCCGCTACGCTGCCGCGAAGCCAAACTCCGATATCCGCGAGGGAGACGTGCTCACGGTGGCGCTGCCCGAGCCGACGCCGGCGGCGGCGCAGGCGGAAGATCTCCCCATCGAGATCCTCTATGACGATGTGGACATCGTCGTGGTGAACAAGCCGGCCGGCATGGTGGTGCATCCCGCGGCGGGGAATCCCTCGGGCACGCTGGTCAACGCCCTGCTCCACCACGTGAAAGACCTTAGCGGCATCGGCGGCGAGATTCGCCCGGGCATAGTCCATCGCCTCGACAAGGGCACGTCGGGCGTGATGGTGGTCGCGAAAAATGACGACGCGCACCGCGAGTTGACGCGGCAGTTCCACGATCGCGAGGTCGAGAAGGAATACGTGGCGCTGGCGTGGGGCCTGGTGCAGCAGCGCAAGCGCATCAACGCCCGCATTGGCCGCGACCCCAAGAACCGCATCAAGATGTCAACCCGGGCGAGCCGATCGCGCGAGGCCATTACCCGGGTCACGTGGTCTCGCGATCTGCAGGGCGTCACGCTGTTGCGGGTCGCCATTCACACCGGCCGCACCCACCAGATTCGCGTCCACCTGAGCGCCATCGGCCACCCCATCGTCGGCGACTCGCTCTATGGCGGCGTGCATCGCCGCGTGCCGCATCCGCTGAAGGCCGTAACCCGGCTGGCACGGCCGTTCCTGCATGCCGAGCGGCTGGTGATCACGCATCCGCGGACCAAAGAGCGCATGGAGTTCACCGCGCCGATCCCAGACGACCTCGAGGCGATTGCCTACGAGCTGGCGCCGCCGGAGATCCGCGAGACGGTGTTCGCGCGGGTCTCGATCGCGGAAGAGACACACCACGATCTGGACGAAGACGAAGACGACGACTAG
- a CDS encoding MFS transporter: MPASSTRLAVMMFLEYLIWGSWLPLLALYLGDVLGFTGGQIGWIFATQAIACLAGLYFGGQIADRLLSTEKLLAVLHLVGGTAMFALAYQRDFWSFFIVMLIYQLAYMPTMSLTNAICFHHIKDAQRDFGKVRLWGTIGWIAASWPFVFILAGKTGPDLHAALASIFTVAGLASIALAAFSLLLPHTPPARREGAASAPIEALKLLRDPAMAVLFVATLMDALVHQAYFQWTSPFLQQAGLAENWIMPAMSVGQIAEIASMAILGWALARLGWKWTMTLGVLAHAARFLVFAIGDPLWLMVAINVVHGMCYAFFFAAVYIFVDERCPRDARASAQGLFNLVILGVGPFAGSLLWGWLGDVFRLADGSVDFTRLFLGPAALAFAAALLLVIGFRPQGPAKAGHHI; encoded by the coding sequence ATGCCTGCCTCCTCGACCCGCCTCGCCGTGATGATGTTCCTGGAGTACCTGATCTGGGGCTCCTGGCTTCCCCTGCTGGCGCTGTACCTGGGCGACGTGCTCGGATTTACCGGCGGGCAGATCGGCTGGATTTTCGCCACCCAGGCCATCGCCTGTTTAGCCGGCCTCTACTTTGGCGGCCAGATCGCCGACCGCCTGCTGTCGACCGAGAAGCTGCTGGCCGTGCTGCACCTGGTCGGCGGCACGGCGATGTTCGCGCTCGCCTACCAGCGCGACTTCTGGTCGTTCTTCATCGTCATGCTGATCTACCAGTTGGCCTACATGCCGACCATGTCGCTGACGAACGCGATTTGCTTCCATCACATCAAGGACGCCCAGCGCGACTTCGGGAAGGTGCGGCTGTGGGGGACCATCGGCTGGATTGCCGCCAGCTGGCCGTTCGTGTTCATTCTGGCCGGCAAGACCGGGCCCGATCTGCACGCCGCCCTCGCCAGCATCTTCACCGTCGCCGGGCTGGCGTCGATCGCGCTCGCCGCGTTCTCGTTGCTGCTGCCGCACACGCCGCCGGCCCGCCGCGAAGGCGCCGCCAGCGCGCCGATCGAGGCGCTGAAGCTCCTGCGCGACCCGGCGATGGCGGTGTTGTTCGTGGCGACGCTGATGGACGCGCTCGTGCACCAGGCGTACTTCCAATGGACCAGCCCGTTCCTGCAGCAGGCGGGTCTCGCCGAGAACTGGATCATGCCGGCGATGAGCGTGGGCCAGATCGCCGAGATTGCCTCGATGGCGATCCTCGGCTGGGCGCTGGCACGCCTCGGGTGGAAGTGGACCATGACGCTTGGCGTGCTGGCCCATGCGGCGCGCTTCCTCGTGTTCGCCATCGGCGATCCGCTGTGGCTCATGGTCGCCATCAACGTCGTCCATGGCATGTGCTACGCGTTCTTCTTCGCGGCGGTCTACATCTTCGTGGACGAGCGTTGCCCCCGAGACGCGCGCGCCAGCGCGCAGGGCCTGTTCAACCTGGTGATCCTCGGCGTGGGACCGTTCGCGGGCAGCTTGTTGTGGGGGTGGCTGGGCGACGTCTTCCGGTTGGCCGACGGCTCCGTGGACTTCACGCGGCTGTTCCTGGGACCGGCCGCACTGGCCTTTGCGGCCGCCCTGCTATTGGTGATCGGCTTCAGGCCGCAAGGTCCGGCTAAAGCCGGACACCACATCTGA